A genomic region of Cyprinus carpio isolate SPL01 chromosome B13, ASM1834038v1, whole genome shotgun sequence contains the following coding sequences:
- the crtac1b gene encoding cartilage acidic protein 1, translating into MRREDIYEKRWTFIHVTMSAWILLLTVGLSWGQRTEPMFASVTQSVFPPDYENNPTQLNYGVAVTDVDGDGDLEMFVTGYNGPNLVLKYDKFKKRLVNIAVDNRSSPYYALRDRQGNAIGVTACDIDGDGREEIYVLNTNNAFSGRATYTDKLFKFRNGRFEDLLNDDINEHRDVANRVAGRSVACVDRKGTGRYSIYIANYASGTVGPHALIEMDESSSDPSKGIIALSNVAEQAGVNKFTGGRGVVVGPILSQTLPDIFCDNEYSPNFLFRNNGDGTFTDVAAQAGVDDPMQHGRGVTLADFNRDGKTDIIYGNWNGPHRLFLQLSNNRKQRFKDIATQKFSMPSPVRTVIAADFDNDNELEVFFNNIAYRGPSANRLFRVSRREHGDPQIEELNVGEAAEPEGRGTGAAVTDFDGDGQLDLLVTHGESAAQPISVYRVIQGSSNKWLRVIPRTQFGAFARGAKVIVYTKRNGPHMRIIDGGSGYLCEMEPVAHFGLGKDVATSVEVFWPDGRSVARPLQPSDMNKVMEIYYPENEEEATQVVEIECGPGFEVNENGRCTDQDECTQFPSVCPSERPVCTNTYGSFKCRANKRCNQGYEPNDEGTACVAQVAYFGGNRSSASKRLASHLWPLVLTLLAVFTACLGA; encoded by the exons GTGACAATGTCAGCGTGGATATTACTGCTCACTGTGGGATTGTCCTGGGGTCAGCGTACTGAACCCATGTTTGCCTCAGTAACTCAGAGTGTTTTCCCGCCGGACTATGAGAATAACCCTACGCAGCTCAACTACGGTGTGGCTGTCACTGATGTGGATGGAGACGGAGATCTGGAGATGTTTGTGACAGG ctACAATGGCCCAAATCTGGTGTTGAAGTATGACAAGTTTAAGAAGAGGCTTGTTAACATTGCGGTTGACAACCGCAGTTCTCCATATTATGCACTCAGAGATCGACAGGGCAATGCCATCGGAGTGACAGCATGTGACATAGATGGTGATGGCAGAGAGGAAATTTACGTCCTTAACACTAATAACGCCTTCTCAG GGAGAGCAACGTACACTGACAAGCTCTTTAAGTTTCGTAATGGGCGGTTTGAGGATCTCCTGAACGATGACATAAATGAACACAGAGACGTTGCCAATCGCGTGGCTGGCCGGTCAGTCGCTTGTGTGGACAGAAAG ggAACAGGTCGTTATTCCATCTACATTGCCAATTATGCCAGCGGAACTGTAGGTCCACATGCTCTGATTGAAATGGATGAAAGCTCAAGTGACCCTTCCAAGGGAATCATTGCACTGTCAAACGTGGCTGAACAGGCCGGAGTCAACAAGTTCACAG GGGGACGGGGGGTTGTGGTCGGTCCCATCCTCAGTCAGACCCTACCTGATATTTTCTGTGACAATGAGTACAGCCCTAACTTCCTGTTTCGCAACAACGGAGACGGTACATTTACAGATGTGGCAGCACAAGCGG GGGTTGATGACCCCATGCAGCATGGCCGTGGAGTGACGTTGGCAGATTTTAATCGGGATGGGAAGACTGACATTATCTATGGAAACTGGAATGGGCCGCATCGTCTGTTCCTACAACTCAGCAATAATCGCAAGCAAAGGTTTAAG GACATCGCCACACAGAAGTTTTCCATGCCATCTCCTGTTCGTACTGTCATCGCAGCCGACTTTGATAATGACAATGAACTGGAGGTTTTTTTCAACAACATTGCCTACAGAGGACCATCAGCCAACAGACTGTTCAG AGTTTCTCGGAGAGAACATGGAGATCCACAGATTGAGGAGCTGAACGTCGGGGAGGCCGCTGAACCAGAGGGACGGGGAACCG GAGCAGCTGTGACTGATTTTGATGGAGATGGACAGCTGGATCTTCTGGTGACGCACGGGGAAAGTGCAGCTCAACCCATCTCAGTGTATCGAGTCATTCAG GGCTCATCTAATAAATGGCTTCGTGTGATTCCACGCACACAGTTTGGGGCTTTTGCACGTGGGGCAAAGGTGATAGTCTACACCAAGCGAAACGGCCCTCACATGCGCATTATAGATGGAGGATCAGGGTACTTGTGCGAGATGGAGCCAGTGGCTCACTTTGGACTCG GGAAAGATGTGGCCACCAGTGTGGAAGTGTTCTGGCCAGATGGACGTTCTGTGGCGAGACCTCTTCAGCCCAGCGATATGAACAAAGTGATGGAGATCTATTACCCTGAGAATGAGGAAGAGGCAACCCAAGTGGTGGAAATTGAG TGTGGACCAGGATTTGAAGTCAATGAAAATGGCCGTTGCACCG ACCAAGACGAGTGCACACAGTTCCCATCTGTCTGTCCCTCTGAGCGACCCGTCTGCACCAACACCTACGGGAGCTTCAAGTGCCGTGCAAACAAGAGGTGTAACCAGGGATACGAGCCTAATGACGAAGGGACAGCATGTGTAG CCCAGGTGGCTTATTTTGGAGGAAACAGATCCTCAGCCTCCAAGCGCTTGGCTTCCCATCTTTGGCCTCTCGTACTAACTCTTCTTGCTGTCTTCACTGCTTGCTTGGGGGCATGA